A single Bosea sp. PAMC 26642 DNA region contains:
- a CDS encoding DUF1028 domain-containing protein — translation MTWSIVARDAATGAYGVAVSTCAFAVGARVPYGAGRVGAIASQAFVNPLYGIDGLRLLQEGRSAVEIIAGLTAADEGRAHRQLHVIDREGKTASHIGSACIDWCGAVDGPQVSVAGNMLAGPEVIKETLKAYIANSALDFDERLLVALEAGEKAGGDKRGRQSCAIRIWAGEPMPSFDIRVDDHADPLAELRRIWRVAHQRYVPFQAASPSRARPAGVTDREELDRLCTEYAANWNARHPET, via the coding sequence ATGACATGGTCCATCGTCGCCCGTGACGCCGCGACCGGCGCCTATGGCGTCGCGGTCTCGACCTGCGCCTTCGCCGTCGGCGCGCGCGTGCCCTATGGCGCAGGGCGTGTCGGCGCGATCGCAAGCCAGGCCTTCGTCAACCCGCTCTATGGCATCGACGGGCTGAGGCTGCTGCAAGAAGGACGCTCGGCGGTCGAGATCATCGCGGGCCTGACGGCAGCCGACGAGGGCCGGGCGCACCGCCAGCTGCATGTCATCGACCGCGAGGGCAAGACGGCGTCCCATATCGGCTCGGCCTGCATCGACTGGTGCGGCGCGGTCGATGGTCCCCAGGTCTCCGTCGCCGGCAACATGCTGGCCGGGCCGGAGGTGATCAAAGAGACGCTAAAGGCTTATATCGCCAACTCGGCGCTGGATTTCGACGAGCGGCTGCTGGTCGCGCTGGAGGCGGGCGAGAAGGCCGGCGGCGACAAGCGCGGCCGACAGTCCTGCGCGATCCGGATCTGGGCCGGTGAACCGATGCCGAGCTTCGACATCAGGGTCGATGACCATGCCGACCCGCTGGCGGAACTGCGCCGGATCTGGCGCGTGGCGCATCAGCGCTACGTCCCGTTCCAGGCCGCCTCGCCCTCGCGGGCTCGGCCGGCGGGCGTGACCGATCGCGAGGAACTCGACCGGCTGTGCACGGAGTATGCGGCCAACTGGAACGCGCGGCACCCGGAGACATGA
- a CDS encoding GNAT family N-acetyltransferase — MTQADEIAIAQLDVAGAAAAIPELAGILADAVESGASVGFMAGTAIAEYERFWQGVAAEVGAGRTILFVAMRDGRIVGTSQLQLIGKPNQPHRAEIAKVLVHSAARRRGIAERLMHAAETEAARRGRNLLVLDTDDASAAHALYGKLGWIAAGTIPRYALMPDGSDCNATFFYKSLR, encoded by the coding sequence ATGACGCAGGCCGATGAAATCGCGATCGCCCAGCTCGATGTCGCCGGAGCGGCAGCGGCCATTCCGGAGCTCGCCGGCATCCTTGCCGATGCCGTCGAGAGCGGCGCCTCGGTCGGATTCATGGCCGGGACGGCGATCGCCGAGTATGAGCGCTTCTGGCAAGGCGTGGCCGCCGAGGTTGGCGCCGGGCGCACCATCCTGTTCGTCGCCATGCGCGACGGGCGCATCGTCGGCACGTCGCAGCTTCAGCTCATCGGCAAGCCCAACCAGCCGCACCGGGCTGAGATCGCCAAGGTGCTGGTGCACTCGGCTGCCCGCCGGCGCGGCATCGCCGAGCGACTGATGCATGCCGCCGAAACCGAGGCCGCGCGCCGCGGCCGCAACCTGCTGGTGCTCGACACCGACGACGCGAGCGCGGCTCACGCACTCTATGGCAAGCTCGGCTGGATCGCGGCCGGCACCATCCCGCGTTACGCGCTGATGCCCGATGGTAGCGATTGCAACGCGACCTTCTTCTACAAGAGCCTGCGCTGA
- a CDS encoding DUF3297 family protein, whose translation MTDTLPDRLSSNPNSPFYDEELLSRDIGVRFKGVDKTNVEEYCVSEGWVRLTAGNAKDRFGNPMTVKLKGEVEPYFRQAAPEA comes from the coding sequence ATGACCGACACGCTTCCCGACCGCCTTTCCTCGAATCCCAACAGCCCGTTCTATGACGAGGAGTTGCTGTCGCGCGACATCGGCGTGCGGTTCAAGGGCGTCGACAAGACCAATGTCGAGGAATACTGCGTCAGCGAGGGCTGGGTGCGCTTGACCGCCGGCAATGCCAAGGACCGCTTCGGCAACCCGATGACAGTGAAGCTCAAGGGCGAGGTCGAGCCCTATTTCCGCCAGGCCGCGCCGGAGGCGTAA
- the rph gene encoding ribonuclease PH: MRPSKRAADEMRKVTLERGVVRYAEGSCMVTFGETRVLCAATVEEKGPPWLRGTGKGWVTAEYAMLPRATHERNRREVTSGKPSGRTQEIQRLVGRSLRAVVDLTAIGERQIVVDCDVLQADGGTRTASITGAWVALHDALKWMEGRSMLKGPNPLKDHVAAISCGIVAGNPVLDLDYIEDSGAQTDANFVITGSGGLVEVQGTAEGAPFSEEELLALLKLAKGGVSKLVALQKTTVA, translated from the coding sequence ATGCGACCCTCCAAACGCGCGGCCGATGAAATGCGCAAGGTCACGCTCGAACGCGGCGTGGTGCGCTATGCCGAGGGCTCCTGCATGGTCACGTTCGGCGAGACCAGGGTGCTTTGCGCCGCGACCGTCGAGGAAAAGGGCCCGCCCTGGCTGCGCGGCACCGGCAAGGGCTGGGTCACGGCCGAATACGCGATGCTGCCGCGCGCCACCCATGAGCGCAACCGCCGCGAGGTCACATCCGGCAAGCCGTCGGGCCGCACCCAGGAAATCCAGCGGCTGGTCGGGCGCTCGCTTCGCGCCGTGGTCGACCTGACCGCGATCGGCGAGCGCCAGATCGTTGTCGATTGCGATGTGCTCCAGGCCGATGGCGGCACGCGCACGGCCTCGATCACCGGCGCATGGGTCGCGCTGCACGATGCGCTGAAATGGATGGAGGGCCGCTCCATGCTGAAGGGGCCGAACCCGCTCAAGGATCATGTCGCCGCGATCTCCTGCGGCATCGTCGCCGGCAATCCGGTGCTCGATCTCGACTATATCGAGGATTCCGGCGCCCAGACCGACGCCAATTTCGTCATCACCGGCTCCGGCGGCCTCGTCGAGGTTCAGGGCACGGCCGAGGGCGCGCCGTTCTCGGAAGAGGAATTGCTGGCCCTGCTCAAGCTCGCCAAGGGCGGGGTGAGCAAGCTGGTGGCGCTGCAGAAGACGACGGTGGCGTAA
- a CDS encoding amidohydrolase/deacetylase family metallohydrolase: protein MTHDLILKGGRVIDPSQKHDGVLDVAFTDGKVSGFGKDLKGAKETRDVSGYIVTPGLIDLHTHVYWGGTSLGIDADEFCRASGVTTSVDTGSAGPGNWPGFRKHVIERSQARILAYLHVSHAGIYGFDHRVMVGESRDMAMMNPIDCAEVADKNRDLIVGIKVRVGLHASGDQGTAPLNIALQVANEVGIPLMCHIDHPPPSYEEVVNMLRPGDVLTHAFRPFPNAPCTAQGTVKPEVQAARKRGVIFDIGHGKGSFSFKTTRAMLANGFEPDVISSDVHKLCIDGPAYDQVTTMSKFLLMGMSLNNVIAASTVNAAMALKRPEYGSLKVGSLGDATILTVKEGKFDYADVTGEHMIGDKKIVSEGVVLKGAWWHPRRTNKFRKVAA from the coding sequence ATGACCCACGATCTCATCCTCAAAGGCGGCCGGGTCATCGACCCCTCGCAGAAGCATGACGGCGTCCTCGACGTTGCCTTCACCGACGGCAAGGTTTCCGGCTTCGGCAAGGACCTCAAGGGCGCAAAAGAGACCCGCGACGTCTCCGGCTACATCGTCACGCCCGGCCTGATCGACCTCCACACCCATGTCTATTGGGGCGGCACCTCGCTGGGCATCGACGCCGACGAGTTCTGCCGCGCCTCGGGCGTCACCACCTCGGTCGATACCGGCTCGGCTGGCCCCGGCAACTGGCCGGGCTTCCGCAAGCACGTCATCGAGCGCAGCCAGGCCCGCATTCTCGCCTATCTCCATGTCTCCCATGCCGGCATCTACGGCTTCGACCATCGCGTCATGGTCGGCGAGAGCCGCGACATGGCGATGATGAACCCGATCGATTGCGCCGAGGTCGCGGACAAGAACCGCGACCTCATCGTCGGCATCAAGGTTCGCGTCGGGCTGCATGCCTCGGGCGACCAGGGCACGGCGCCGCTCAACATCGCGCTGCAGGTCGCCAACGAGGTCGGCATACCGCTGATGTGCCATATCGACCATCCGCCGCCATCCTATGAGGAGGTGGTCAACATGCTGCGGCCGGGCGACGTCCTGACCCACGCCTTCCGCCCCTTCCCGAACGCGCCCTGCACCGCGCAGGGCACGGTGAAGCCCGAGGTCCAGGCCGCCCGCAAGCGCGGCGTCATCTTCGACATCGGCCACGGCAAGGGCTCGTTCTCGTTCAAGACGACGCGCGCCATGCTCGCCAACGGCTTCGAGCCCGATGTGATCTCGTCCGACGTCCACAAGCTCTGCATCGATGGGCCCGCCTATGACCAGGTCACCACCATGTCGAAGTTCCTGCTCATGGGCATGAGCCTGAACAATGTCATCGCCGCCTCGACGGTCAACGCCGCCATGGCGCTGAAGCGGCCCGAATACGGCTCGCTCAAGGTCGGTTCGCTCGGCGACGCGACGATCCTTACGGTCAAGGAAGGCAAGTTCGACTATGCCGACGTCACCGGCGAGCACATGATCGGCGACAAGAAGATCGTCTCCGAAGGCGTCGTGCTCAAGGGCGCCTGGTGGCATCCCAGGCGCACCAACAAGTTCAGGAAGGTTGCTGCGTAG
- the vapB gene encoding type II toxin-antitoxin system VapB family antitoxin, producing MPAKARATTKLFVTNRTQAVRLPKELAFPPEVTEVEIIRQGSGVLIVPKGKGWDDFFDNGPFASEDFMVTRDQPLAAEEREEF from the coding sequence ATGCCGGCCAAGGCCCGAGCGACGACGAAGCTCTTCGTGACCAACCGCACTCAGGCCGTGCGCCTGCCGAAAGAACTTGCCTTCCCGCCGGAGGTGACCGAGGTCGAGATCATCAGGCAGGGCTCGGGGGTGCTGATCGTGCCGAAAGGCAAGGGATGGGACGACTTCTTCGACAATGGCCCCTTTGCCAGTGAGGATTTCATGGTCACGAGGGACCAGCCACTGGCGGCAGAGGAACGGGAAGAGTTCTGA
- a CDS encoding helix-turn-helix domain-containing protein, whose product MDTDAVDLDRRLGVRLKATRQRLNLTLDELATRSGVSRAMISRVERGESSPTAALLDRLCAGLGIVLSALFRDEHGAGPLVRRDEQQVWTDPASGYRRRTVSPAGTGSRLEIVEVEMPAGARVLLEAQRAGFRLDQQFWLLEGELVIGLGEREHRLAAGDCLAMLLDGPISFHNPGAEPARYAVVLAAADNWSGRLT is encoded by the coding sequence ATGGATACTGATGCCGTTGATCTCGACAGGCGGCTCGGCGTGCGCCTGAAGGCGACGCGGCAGCGCCTGAATCTGACCCTGGACGAACTCGCTACACGCTCGGGCGTCAGCCGCGCCATGATCTCGCGGGTCGAGCGCGGCGAATCGAGCCCGACTGCCGCGCTGCTGGACCGCCTCTGCGCCGGGCTCGGCATCGTGCTCTCGGCGCTCTTTCGCGACGAGCACGGCGCCGGGCCGCTCGTGCGCCGCGATGAGCAACAGGTCTGGACCGATCCGGCCAGCGGCTACCGCCGCCGCACCGTCTCGCCCGCCGGCACCGGCTCGCGGCTCGAGATCGTCGAGGTCGAGATGCCGGCCGGCGCGCGCGTGCTGCTCGAAGCGCAGCGCGCCGGCTTCCGGCTCGACCAGCAGTTCTGGCTGCTGGAGGGCGAACTCGTGATCGGCCTCGGCGAGCGCGAGCATAGGCTGGCCGCCGGCGACTGCCTCGCCATGCTGCTCGACGGGCCGATCAGCTTCCACAATCCGGGCGCCGAGCCGGCGCGTTATGCGGTGGTGCTCGCCGCAGCCGATAACTGGAGCGGACGACTGACATGA
- a CDS encoding ankyrin repeat domain-containing protein, with translation MSRAAHALATLLVLTIMTTPAAHASSALLAAMGAGELAEVERLIAARADLETRDSQGRSALMLAVAGNHVAIARALLAAGASPNAQAANKDTPWLLAGASGRTEIVAAMLPLKPDLSIRNRYGGNALIPACERAHVETVKLLLTSGIDVNHVNDLGWSCLLEIVLLGDGGPRHQEVARMVLAAGADANLADKDGVSPLAHARKRGQTAVARLIEQAGGR, from the coding sequence GTGAGCCGCGCGGCCCATGCCCTCGCTACCCTGCTGGTTCTCACGATCATGACGACTCCTGCCGCCCATGCGAGCTCCGCGCTTCTCGCAGCCATGGGCGCTGGAGAGCTTGCCGAGGTCGAGCGGCTGATCGCGGCGCGGGCCGATCTGGAGACCCGGGATTCGCAAGGTCGCAGCGCGCTTATGCTCGCCGTCGCCGGCAACCATGTCGCCATCGCCAGAGCGCTGCTGGCGGCCGGTGCGAGCCCGAACGCACAGGCTGCCAACAAGGACACGCCATGGCTCCTCGCCGGGGCGTCGGGCCGGACCGAGATCGTCGCGGCGATGCTGCCGTTGAAGCCGGACCTGTCGATCCGCAACCGCTATGGCGGCAATGCGCTGATCCCAGCCTGCGAAAGGGCGCATGTCGAGACCGTGAAGCTGCTGCTGACGAGCGGGATCGACGTAAATCACGTCAACGATCTCGGCTGGAGTTGCCTGCTGGAGATCGTGCTTCTCGGCGATGGCGGACCACGGCATCAGGAGGTGGCGCGGATGGTTCTCGCCGCAGGAGCCGATGCCAACCTCGCCGACAAGGACGGCGTCAGCCCTTTGGCCCATGCCCGAAAGCGAGGCCAAACGGCCGTCGCACGGTTGATCGAGCAGGCCGGCGGACGCTGA
- a CDS encoding alanine racemase gives MTALSEEIARLYGTPAVVIDLDKVEANIARLQAACDAAGVANRPHIKTHKSPELARLQVESGARGITCQKLGEAEVMADGGIDDILISYNILGEQKLGRLGALQRRVRMIVAADNPVTIAGLPVAAGIADRDLEVVVECDTGRQRAGVETPGEAVELAKLIASLPGLRFAGFLMYPPEDGWERTQLFLDTANAGLRDAGLEAGMISTGGSPNIPNIGKLRGATEHRAGTSIFNDRMQVAAGVATLDDCALTVYATVVSRAGPERGILDSGSKTLTSDSGGLDGHGYILEYPAAKIARFAEEHGFLDLSASNDRPNVGEVVRVVPNHVCVVVNMVDRVITVRGDKLIGELPVAARGKLS, from the coding sequence GTGACAGCTCTTTCTGAGGAAATCGCCCGCCTCTACGGCACGCCCGCCGTCGTCATCGATCTTGACAAGGTCGAGGCCAATATCGCCCGGCTCCAGGCGGCCTGCGACGCCGCCGGCGTCGCCAACCGCCCGCATATCAAGACGCACAAGTCTCCCGAACTCGCCCGGCTCCAGGTCGAGTCCGGAGCGCGCGGCATCACCTGCCAGAAGCTCGGCGAGGCCGAGGTGATGGCCGATGGCGGCATCGACGACATCCTGATCAGCTACAACATTCTGGGCGAGCAGAAGCTCGGCCGGCTCGGCGCCTTGCAGCGTCGTGTCCGGATGATCGTGGCGGCCGACAACCCGGTCACCATCGCGGGCCTGCCGGTCGCGGCCGGCATCGCCGATCGCGACCTCGAGGTCGTCGTCGAGTGCGACACCGGCCGCCAGCGTGCCGGGGTCGAGACGCCGGGCGAGGCGGTCGAGCTTGCAAAGCTGATCGCGAGTTTGCCCGGCCTGCGCTTCGCGGGCTTCCTGATGTACCCGCCGGAAGACGGCTGGGAGCGCACGCAGCTTTTCCTCGATACCGCCAATGCCGGCCTGCGCGATGCCGGGCTGGAAGCCGGCATGATCTCGACCGGCGGCTCGCCCAACATCCCCAATATCGGAAAGCTCAGAGGCGCGACCGAGCACCGCGCCGGCACCTCGATCTTCAACGATCGCATGCAGGTCGCGGCAGGCGTGGCGACGCTGGATGACTGCGCGCTGACGGTCTATGCGACGGTGGTGAGCCGGGCAGGGCCGGAGCGCGGCATTCTCGATTCAGGCTCGAAGACGCTGACCAGCGACTCAGGCGGCCTCGACGGCCATGGCTACATCCTCGAATACCCGGCAGCGAAAATCGCCAGATTCGCCGAGGAGCACGGCTTCCTCGACCTTTCGGCCAGCAATGACCGGCCCAATGTCGGCGAGGTCGTGCGCGTGGTGCCCAACCACGTCTGCGTTGTTGTCAACATGGTCGATCGAGTGATCACCGTGCGCGGCGACAAGCTGATTGGCGAACTCCCGGTCGCGGCGCGAGGCAAGCTGAGCTAG
- a CDS encoding RidA family protein, translating to MSAEAKLAELGLTLPSVAAPMANYVRFKKAGDLVFLSGQGPRNPDGSIPNGKVGKEFTTEQAYEFAKTTGLGLLAAMKEAAGSLDKIEVIKLLGMVNGVPEFGDQPKVINGCSDLFVAVLGENGRHARSAVGMGSLPGNPWRSKSSSGCCRDSSF from the coding sequence ATGTCCGCCGAAGCCAAACTCGCCGAACTCGGCCTTACGCTTCCATCCGTCGCCGCCCCGATGGCCAACTATGTTCGCTTCAAAAAGGCCGGCGATCTCGTCTTTCTGTCGGGGCAGGGTCCGCGCAATCCCGACGGCTCGATCCCCAACGGCAAGGTCGGCAAGGAGTTCACCACCGAGCAGGCCTATGAATTCGCGAAGACCACGGGGCTCGGTTTGCTCGCGGCCATGAAGGAGGCCGCCGGCTCGCTCGACAAGATCGAGGTCATCAAGCTGCTCGGCATGGTCAACGGCGTGCCAGAGTTCGGCGACCAGCCAAAAGTCATCAATGGCTGCTCCGACCTTTTCGTGGCGGTATTGGGCGAGAACGGGCGCCATGCGCGTTCTGCGGTCGGCATGGGCTCGCTGCCCGGCAACCCGTGGAGATCGAAGTCATCGTCCGGGTGCTGCCGTGACAGCTCTTTCTGA
- the lepA gene encoding translation elongation factor 4, whose product MSTQSFDNIRNFSIVAHIDHGKSTLADRLIQTTGTVAARDMSEQILDSMDIEKERGITIKAQTVRLDYRAQDGKDYILNLMDTPGHVDFAYEVSRSLAACEGSLLVVDASQGVEAQTLANVYQALDAGHEIVTVLNKIDLPAAEPERIKQQIEDVIGLDASEAVAISAKTGINIEGVLEAIVQRLPAPKGDKDAPLKCLLVDSWYDAYLGVVVLVRVIDGVLKKNMTIRMIRANAVYGVDRVGVFKPKMLEVKELGPGEVGFFTASIKEVADTAVGDTITDDKRQTAQPLPGFKPVQPVVFCGIFPVDAADFEVLRAAMSRLRLNDASFSYEMETSAALGFGFRCGFLGLLHLEIIQERLEREFNLNLISTAPSVVYHLNLRDGTVLELHNPADMPDVMKIETIEEPWIKATIFTPDEYLGSVLKLCQDRRGVQTDLSYVGSRAKVVYDLPLNEVVFDFYDRLKSISKGYASFDYAITDYREGDLVRMSILVNAEPVDALSMLVHRSRADARGRAMCEKLKDLIPPHMFQIPVQAAIGGKIIARETIRALRKDVTAKCYGGDASRKRKLLDKQKEGKKKMRQFGRVEIPQEAFIAALKMDD is encoded by the coding sequence ATGAGCACCCAGAGCTTCGACAACATCCGCAACTTCTCGATCGTGGCGCATATCGACCACGGCAAGTCCACGCTGGCCGACCGGCTGATCCAGACCACCGGCACGGTGGCGGCCCGCGACATGAGCGAGCAGATCCTCGACTCGATGGATATCGAGAAGGAACGCGGCATCACCATCAAGGCGCAGACCGTGCGGCTCGATTACCGGGCCCAGGACGGCAAGGATTATATCCTGAACCTGATGGACACCCCCGGCCATGTCGACTTCGCCTATGAGGTCTCGCGGTCGCTGGCGGCCTGCGAAGGCTCGCTGCTCGTCGTCGATGCCTCTCAAGGGGTGGAGGCGCAGACGCTGGCGAACGTCTACCAGGCGCTCGACGCCGGGCACGAGATCGTCACGGTCCTGAACAAGATCGACCTGCCGGCGGCCGAGCCCGAGCGCATCAAGCAGCAGATCGAGGATGTTATCGGGCTCGACGCTTCGGAAGCCGTGGCGATCTCGGCCAAGACCGGGATCAACATCGAGGGCGTGCTGGAGGCCATCGTCCAGAGGCTTCCCGCGCCGAAGGGCGACAAGGACGCCCCGCTGAAGTGCCTGCTGGTCGACAGCTGGTATGACGCCTATCTCGGCGTCGTCGTGCTGGTGCGGGTCATCGACGGCGTGTTGAAGAAGAACATGACGATCCGGATGATCCGGGCCAACGCCGTCTATGGCGTCGACCGCGTCGGCGTGTTCAAGCCCAAGATGCTGGAGGTCAAGGAACTCGGCCCCGGCGAAGTCGGTTTCTTCACCGCCTCGATCAAGGAGGTCGCCGATACCGCCGTCGGCGACACCATCACCGACGACAAGCGCCAGACGGCCCAGCCGCTGCCGGGCTTCAAGCCGGTGCAGCCGGTGGTGTTCTGCGGCATCTTCCCGGTCGATGCGGCTGATTTCGAAGTGCTGCGCGCCGCGATGAGCCGCCTGCGCCTGAACGATGCCTCGTTCTCCTACGAAATGGAGACCTCGGCTGCGCTCGGCTTCGGCTTCCGCTGCGGCTTTCTCGGCCTGCTCCACCTGGAGATCATCCAGGAGCGGCTGGAACGCGAATTCAACCTCAATCTGATCTCTACGGCGCCCTCTGTCGTCTACCATCTCAATCTGCGCGACGGCACGGTGCTGGAACTGCACAACCCGGCCGACATGCCCGACGTGATGAAGATCGAGACGATCGAGGAACCCTGGATCAAGGCGACGATCTTCACGCCCGACGAATATCTCGGTTCGGTGCTGAAGCTTTGCCAGGACCGGCGCGGCGTGCAGACCGACCTGTCCTATGTCGGCTCGCGCGCCAAGGTCGTCTACGACCTGCCGCTGAACGAAGTCGTGTTCGATTTCTACGACCGGCTGAAGTCGATCTCGAAGGGTTATGCCTCCTTCGACTACGCCATCACCGACTATCGCGAGGGCGACCTCGTGCGCATGTCGATCCTGGTCAATGCCGAGCCTGTCGATGCGCTCTCCATGCTGGTGCACCGGTCGCGCGCCGACGCGCGGGGCCGGGCGATGTGCGAGAAGCTGAAGGACCTGATTCCGCCGCACATGTTCCAGATCCCCGTCCAGGCGGCGATCGGCGGCAAGATCATCGCGCGTGAAACCATCCGCGCTCTGCGCAAGGACGTCACGGCAAAGTGCTATGGCGGCGACGCGTCCCGCAAGCGCAAGCTTCTGGACAAGCAGAAGGAAGGCAAGAAGAAGATGCGGCAGTTCGGCAGGGTCGAAATCCCGCAGGAAGCCTTCATCGCCGCGCTGAAGATGGATGATTGA
- the hrcA gene encoding heat-inducible transcriptional repressor HrcA, which produces MTSHTPMRPESPSGLIETDMRSREIFRQIVDGYLATGEPVGSRNIARLLPMSLSPATVRNVMTDLELAGLIYAPHTSAGRLPTERGLRFFVDAMMEVGNLTSDERSRIEAQMKAAATGRTLDGTLTEASALLSGLSRGAGVVVTTKANARLKHIEFVRLDPARALVVLVADDGTVENRLLALPPGLPASALTEAGNFLNARIMGKTLGDLRREIAEHRAQMESELDTLTAKLVESGIATSSGPTSDRHLIVRGQANLLEDLRAQEDLERIRLLFGDLETQTDVIDLLSRAEAGDGVRIFIGSENKLFSMSGSSMVAAPFRDSEQRIVGVVGIIGPTRLNYARIVPMVDYTAKLVGRLLDGGR; this is translated from the coding sequence ATGACTTCACATACGCCGATGCGCCCCGAATCCCCCAGCGGCCTTATCGAGACCGACATGCGGTCGCGTGAGATATTTCGTCAGATCGTCGACGGCTATCTCGCCACGGGCGAGCCTGTGGGTTCGCGCAACATCGCCCGGCTGCTGCCGATGTCGCTGTCGCCAGCCACCGTACGCAACGTCATGACCGACCTCGAACTGGCGGGGCTGATCTATGCGCCCCACACCTCGGCCGGCCGCCTCCCGACCGAGCGTGGCCTGCGCTTCTTCGTCGATGCGATGATGGAGGTCGGCAACCTGACCTCCGACGAGCGCAGCCGGATCGAGGCGCAGATGAAGGCGGCTGCGACAGGCCGGACGCTGGACGGGACGCTGACGGAGGCCTCGGCGCTGCTGTCGGGGCTCTCGCGCGGGGCTGGTGTCGTCGTCACGACCAAGGCCAATGCGCGGCTGAAGCATATCGAGTTCGTCCGGCTCGATCCGGCGCGCGCGCTCGTCGTACTGGTCGCGGATGACGGCACGGTCGAGAACCGCCTCCTGGCGCTGCCGCCGGGCCTGCCGGCCTCGGCGCTGACGGAGGCCGGCAATTTCCTCAATGCCCGCATCATGGGCAAGACGCTGGGCGATCTGCGCCGGGAGATCGCCGAGCATCGCGCGCAGATGGAAAGCGAACTCGATACGCTGACGGCCAAGCTGGTCGAGAGCGGCATCGCCACCTCTTCGGGCCCGACGAGCGACCGGCATCTGATCGTGCGCGGACAGGCCAATCTGCTGGAGGACCTGCGGGCGCAGGAGGATCTGGAGCGCATCCGGCTGCTGTTCGGCGATCTCGAGACGCAGACCGACGTGATCGACCTGCTCTCCCGCGCCGAGGCGGGCGACGGCGTGCGCATCTTCATCGGCTCCGAGAACAAGCTGTTCTCGATGTCGGGCTCCTCGATGGTGGCCGCGCCTTTCCGCGATTCCGAGCAGCGCATCGTCGGCGTCGTCGGCATCATCGGCCCGACGCGCCTGAATTATGCGCGCATCGTGCCGATGGTGGACTACACGGCGAAGTTGGTCGGACGGCTGCTGGATGGCGGGCGGTGA
- the vapC gene encoding type II toxin-antitoxin system tRNA(fMet)-specific endonuclease VapC, protein MLAYMLDTNICIYLIKDKLPALRQHFKDASGRVCVSSVTLGELSYGAEKSDRRAQNFEALERFIDRMLVLPFDVQAAGHYGELRAVLARAGTPCGPLDTQIGAHARSQGLIVVTNNRREFDRMPGLRVENWV, encoded by the coding sequence ATGCTGGCCTATATGCTCGACACGAATATTTGCATCTACCTGATCAAGGACAAGCTGCCAGCCCTCCGGCAGCATTTCAAGGATGCAAGCGGTCGAGTATGCGTTTCCAGCGTAACTCTGGGAGAGCTGAGCTATGGAGCTGAGAAGTCTGATCGCCGCGCGCAGAACTTCGAAGCCCTGGAACGCTTCATCGACAGGATGCTCGTCCTACCATTCGATGTTCAGGCTGCCGGTCACTACGGCGAGTTGCGCGCGGTCTTGGCGCGCGCGGGTACACCTTGCGGGCCGCTCGACACCCAGATCGGCGCCCATGCCCGCAGCCAAGGCCTGATCGTCGTCACCAATAATCGCCGCGAATTTGACCGCATGCCCGGCCTGCGCGTCGAGAATTGGGTCTGA
- a CDS encoding DUF2345 domain-containing protein → MADPDTEGLQRRIAALEAQLALLMQAITADRAGNVTITSPGFFTLNCGGNIAVTAGGSLSMTAGSAMSMNAGGALAMAVGSNMSLSVGGRIKINCGQEFGLDARYCNLSASVDCSVVSGQTISVKSGKDMNVAVGKTLQITSQDVSTLKSGSAALGLKKDGSVDLHGRNIVIRSNGNLEVKASGAVTMKGSKILQT, encoded by the coding sequence ATGGCCGATCCCGACACCGAAGGATTGCAACGTCGGATAGCCGCGCTCGAAGCCCAGCTCGCGCTCTTGATGCAGGCCATCACGGCAGATCGCGCCGGCAACGTAACGATCACATCCCCCGGCTTTTTCACGCTCAACTGCGGCGGCAACATCGCGGTGACGGCAGGCGGTTCCCTATCGATGACAGCCGGCAGCGCCATGTCGATGAACGCCGGTGGCGCGCTCGCCATGGCGGTCGGCTCCAATATGAGCCTCTCGGTCGGTGGGCGGATCAAGATCAACTGCGGCCAGGAGTTCGGCCTCGACGCGCGCTATTGCAATCTCTCCGCCTCGGTCGATTGCAGCGTTGTCAGCGGCCAGACGATTTCGGTCAAATCCGGCAAGGATATGAACGTCGCCGTCGGCAAAACGCTGCAGATCACAAGCCAGGACGTCTCAACTCTGAAATCCGGCAGCGCCGCACTCGGCCTGAAGAAGGACGGAAGCGTCGATCTCCACGGCCGCAACATCGTGATCAGGTCGAACGGCAATCTTGAGGTCAAGGCATCCGGGGCCGTCACCATGAAGGGCTCCAAGATCCTGCAGACCTGA